The segment TTGACAATCTTCCACGGTACAAAAGATACATTGATTTGTGGTTGCTACGGTCAACAGCCGTTCTTGTTGTCAGGTCGTGTTCCTAACGCTCCGAAAGTTTGCCGTCGTGTTCCGAAAGCAATGGCCGGTGGTCACGAAATGGACTGGGTTGCAGCATGTAAGGAAAGCAAAGAAAATCGTCGTGTGTTGAAGTCTCGTTTCGAAGATGCTGGTCCGTTCAACGAAATGGTTGTAATGGGTGTATTGGCTGTTCGTCTGCAGACTTTGAACAAAGAATTGTTGTGGGATGGTCCTAACATGCAGTTCACTAACATCAAAGATGACGAAACAATCAAGATTTTGATCAAAGACGACTTCAAGGTTGTTGATGGTGACCCGAAATTCAATAAGATCTGGACTGATCCGGTTAATGCTAAGCAATTCGCTTCTGAATTGATCAAGCATAATTATCGTGATGGCTGGAAGTTGCCTGATATGCCGAGATAATTAAGGTTTTAAACAAAATAAAAAGTAAAATGAAAAAGTCAGTATTATTTGCTGGTGCAGCTGCACTGATGTTGTGCTTTGCTTCTTGTAACGGAGGCAAAAAAGCTGAAACTACTGAAACTCCGGTTGAACAACCTGCTGCAGAAGCAGCTGCTCCTGAGTACAAGTTGTTAGATCTTCCGACTGTAGATTTGTCTACTTTCCCGAAAGATAAAGACGGATGGATTACTTTGTTCGACGGTAAGACATTGAACGGCTGGCGTGGTTATGACCGCGAAGATGTTCCTGCTGCTTGGATTGTTGATGATGGTGCTATCCATATCAAAGGTTCTGGTAACGGTGAAGCTGGTGCTAAAGACGGTGGCGACTTGGTATTCGCTCACAAGTTCAGCAACTTCGAACTTGAATTTGAATGGAAGGTTGATAAAGGCGCTAACTCTGGTGTATTTATCATGATCCAGGAAGTAGAAGGTCAGCCTGCTTATATCTCAGCTCCGGAATATCAGGTATTGGATAACGAAAATCACCCGGATGCTAAGTTGGGTGTTGACGGTAACCGTAAATCAGCTTCTTTGTATGATATGATTCCGGCTAAACCGCAGAACGCTAAACCTTATGGCGAATGGAACAAGGGTAAGATCCTTTGCTATAAAGGTACAATCGCTCACTATCTGAACAGTGATTCTCCAGTTGTTGAGTACCATATGTGGACTCCGGCTTGGAAGGAAATGTTGGATAAGAGCAAATTCAGCAAAGACAAATGGCCGTTGGCATACGAATTATTGCTGAACTGCGGTGGTGAAAAGAAAGAAGGTTTCATCGGCTTGCAGGATCATGGTGATAACGTATGGTATCGTAACATTCGTATCAAACTTCTTGACTAATACCTAGTCGGATAATTAAATAAGGAAGCCCGGGGTTAATGACTGTTAATCTCGGGCTTTTCTGTAACCGGTGATTAAGTTGTGTCGTCTTATGGACAAATAAACTTAATTACAAACAATTTAAAACGTTACAGATATGGGAGAATTAGTAGCTATTTTGGCTGTTATCGGTATTTTTATTTTGCCGGTTGCCGCATTAGGTATCGGTTGGGTTGTTTTGCTCCGCAACCGTCATGAAGAACGCATCAAGATGATCGAGAAAGGTGTCATTTTGGAGGAGCCGGAAAAGAAGGCAAACCGGTATCCGGCTTTGCGGAACGGTTTGTTTATGGTGGGTCTGGCCGTTGGTCTGATTTTAGGTATGTTCGTGGCACCTTATGTTCCGGAAAATGATTTTGATTTTCTGGTGATTCCTGTCTTTGCCGTTTTATTTGGCGGCTTTGGTTTCATCGTATATTTTGCACTTTCCCGTAGGCTACAGGTAAAGGAGCGTGAGGAAGATAAAAAAAAGAATGCGGAGAGTAGGATAGAACAGCTATAATCAATGGATGAACGTGGGTGGATAGCCGCTATTTTGGCGGGCGACATGCAGAGTTTTTCATGTCTGGTAGCCAAATATGAGAAAATGGCCTATACCATAGCTGTCCGAATCGTCGAGAACCGGGAAGATGCCGAGGAAGTCGTGCAGGATGCATTCCTGAAAATGTATCAGGCGTTACCCGACTTTCGTTTTGACTGTAAGTTTTCTTCCTGGTTTTACAGGATCGTTTACCGGACGGCTTTGACGGCCTTGCGCGGTCAGTGTATCTTTTCAGATTATGAAGAAGTAGAAGCTGGTGACGTCACACTGGCCGAACAGGAAACTGCTACTTCATTGCTGGAAAGAGCCGATCGGAAAGAAATTATTTCGCAGGTACTGAAGACTCTGGAAAAAGATGAAGGATTATTATTAACTTTGTATTATCTGGATGAATGCTCGATTGAAGAGATCGTACAGATTACCGATTTGACAGAATCGAATGTAAAAACAAAGCTTTTCCGGGCCCGGAAGCATTTTTATACGGCTTTGGAAAAACGAATGAAAAATGAAATGAAGGATTTGTTATGAAGATGGAAAATAAAGAACTTGATCAGTTGACGAGGCGTCTGATGGCAGGAACGGCCGAAAGTCCGTCTTCGTCATTGAATATGCGTATAATGGCGTTGATCCGTCGGCAGAAGAAGCCGGATGTTGCCTTTGTACCGAATATGCCTTCTTTGGCAAATTACCTGGGTTGGTTTTTGGCCTATATTGCGCTTGCTGCGGGAGCCTTTTATTATGTGTATTCCAATAAGTTGGATATGAGTACAATTTGGGAGGAACTGACGCCCTATTTGTCTTTGATCCTGACAGCTTCATTGGTAATTCCCTTATACATTGCCGGCGTTTGGTGGGATAAGCGGCAGAATAAAAAAGCAGGACAGCAGGAAGAAGTTACCCAATAAACATATCCGGCAAGTTATCAACAGTTCAGGAAAGTTATCAACAATGCAACGATTGTTTCAGAATAAACGAATGTGATTCAATTTTAAATGTTTAGTTTTGTAGCCGGAATTTAATGGGTTACAATTTATGGGAAAGATTATTGCTTTGGCAAATCAGAAAGGCGGGGTTGGTAAAACAACAACGACGATCAATTTAGCCGCTTCATTGGCCGCCCTGGAAAAGAAAGTTTTGGTTGTTGATGCTGACCCGCAGGCGAATGCCTCTTCAGGTTTGGGAATAGACATCCGAAATGTGGAGGTTTCTATTTATGAGTGTCTGGTGAATGGTAATGATGCCTTGACCGCTGTCGTGCCAACCGAAGTGGAAGGCCTGGACATTATCCCGTCTCATATCGACTTGGTGGGAGCGGAGATAGAAATGTTGAATATGGATAATCGAGAACAGATACTGAAACGCATCCTGGTTCCCTTGAAAACAAAGTATGACTATATCCTGATTGACTGTTCACCTTCGTTGGGATTAATTACGGTTAATGCACTTACAGCGGCTGATTCAGTAATTATCCCCGTACAGTGTGAGTATTTTGCCTTGGAAGGGATTAGTAAACTGTTGAATACAATAAAAATTATCAAGTCAAAACTGAATCCGGCATTGGAGATCGAAGGCTTTTTGCTGACGATGTATGATTCACGTCTTCGCCTGGCCAATCAGATTTACGAAGAAGTGAAACGTCCGTTCCAGAACCTGGTATTTAATACCGTCATCCAGCGGAACGTGAAGTTGAGTGAGGCTTCCAGCTATGGAAAACCGGTGCTTTTATATGATGCCGATTCGAAAGGCTCACTGAATTATATGCAGTTGGCACAAGAATTAATAGATAAAAATAGTTGATATTGTCAGTTAAGAAAGAAGATATATGGTAATGAAAAGATCGGCTCTGGGCCGTGGTTTGGATGCATTGATTACGATGGACGACTTGAAGACAAGTGGTTCATCGTCTATTAGTGAGATTGAGTTGAGCAAGATTCAGCCCAATCCGGAACAGCCCCGTTCTGTATTCGAGCAGGAATCCCTGGAGGAATTGGCTGCGTCTATCCGTTCATTAGGCGTGATTCAACCGATTACGTTGAAGGAAATCGGGACAGATCAGTATATGATTATTTCGGGTGAACGCCGTTACCGGGCTTCTTTGATGGCTGGCCTGACATCCGTTCCGGCTTATATCCGTACGGCTGCTGATGACAATGTGGTGGAAATGGCCCTGATCGAGAATATCCAACGGGAAGATCTAAATGCCATTGAAATAGCCTTAGCGTATCAGAAGCTGATTGAAACATACGGATTGACACAGGAAAAGCTAAGCGAACGGATCGGAAAGAAAAGAGCTACCATTGCCAATTATCTGCGTTTGCTGAAACTGCCTGCCGAAATTCAGGTTGGGTTGAAAGACAAACGGATTGATATGGGGCACGCTCGCGCTTTGCTGCCGGTCGAAGATCCGGAAGTACAGCTGGCACTGTATGAGCAGATACTGGCGGAAGGCCTGTCTGTCCGTCAGGTAGAAGAAATGGTGCGTTCGGTGGCTGAAGGTGAAGCCTTGCCGCAGAAACCGACAGATGAGAAAAAGAAGAAAGAGGCTTTGCCCGAAGAATTTGACTTGTTGAAAGAACATTTGTCGCGGTTTTTCCAGACAAAAGTTCAGCTGGTTTGCAATAAGAAAGGGAAAGGAAAGATAACCATTCCTTTTGCCTCGGAAGAAGAGTTGGAAAAATTGATCAGCTTGTTGGATAATTTGAAATGATATACCGGATTCTACTTGTTTGTCTGGCACTGATAGGTTGTTCGTCGTGGGGTTTTGCCCAGGACCAGAAGTCGTTTGAGGTAAAAGCCGATTCCTCGCGGATTGAAATAGCTGCCGATTCGACGGTTCGGTCGGTCATGCTGGCTGCCGATTCATTGCCTAAGCCGGTCAAGATGAAGATGGAATTCAAACCCGATCCGAAAAAGGCTGTATTGATGGCCTTGGTTCCAGGTTTAGGTCAGATTTATAACCGGAAGTTCTGGAAGCTGCCGATCGTTTATGGCGGTTTGATGGGATGTATGTATGCCATTACCTGGAATAACCGGAATTATCAGGACTATTCGACAGCTTATAAAGACATCATGTTGGATGCGGAGGAACCGAACAGGCCGGTAGAAGAGTTTCATACCAGCTGGCAGGACTTCTTGGGTGTCGGTTATGATCCGAAAGAATGGGTGAGCAATACCAACTTCCAGACTCAGCTGAAGAACAGGAAGGACTATTACCGGCGTTATCGCGATTTAAGTATCATCATAACAGTGGGTGTCTATGCCTTGTCAATCATTGACGCTTATGTGGATGCCCAGTTATTTGATTTTGACATATCTCCAGATTTATCCATGCACTGGGAACCGACGGTTACTCCACAAACCACTTATAGCTCACGTTCGTATGGTGTAAACTGTAGTATCAAATTTTAGCAGGAGGATGAAGAAGTTCGTATTAGGGTTGATGATGTGTTTGGGATGCGGGATGCATCCGGCTTTTGGACAGGAGCAGGTAGAAGAAGAATTCCCGAGTTCGGCTTTACCGGCTGATTCCATTGTAGAAGAGATTGTCGGTATTATTCCGGAAAGTCTGGATTCGGATATCGACAGCTTGTTGCATTCGTGGCATGTACAATACTTCACGAAAAGAGATGATTTCTGCCATGATGATGAGGAAAATGTCTATTTCCCGGATTCAGTTTATGCGAGTCGTTTGGCCAGTTTGCCGCGTATTATTCCGATGCCATACAATAATGTGGTGCGCGACTGCATTGACCTTTATACCGAACGTCGTCGCGGCTTGGTTCGCTATATGTTAGGAATGGCCGATTATTATTTCCCGATCATCGAAGAAGTTCTGGATAAATACGGTCTGCCCATCGAATTGAAATATCTGGCTGTGGTAGAAAGTGCTTTGAATCCGGTCGCCTTGTCGCGAGTGGGTGCCTGTGGACTGTGGCAGTTCATGTTGCCGACGGGGAAGCAGTACGGATTGACCATCAATAGTCTGGTGGACGATCGTCGTGATCCGGTTAAAGCAACGGAAGCAGCCTGTGCTTATTTCAAGGATATGTATGCCATCTATAAAGACTGGAGCCTGGTGATGGCATCCTATAACTGCGGACCGGGAAATGTCAATAAGGCCATCAAGCGCTCAGGAGGAAAAACGAATTTCTGGGATATATTCCCTTATCTGCCGAAAGAAACCCGTTCGTATGTTCCTTTATTCATTGCAGCCAATTATGTCATGAACTATTATTGTGATCATAATCTCTGTCCGCTGGAAACGAACTTACCGATGGCAACGGATACGATTCATGTCAACCGGATGCTGCATCTCCAGCAAGTATCTGAAGTCTTGCATGTCGATTTGGAACAGCTGCGGGCACTGAATCCACAATATAAACGAGATATTGTTCCGGGAAATACCGGAGATGCCGTATTGAAACTGCCGGCAGGCGACACCTATGCCTTTGTGGATAAGGAAGATTCTATTTACCAGTACCGGATTGAGGAACTCCTTCCTTCGTATCTGGTTACTATCAATGGCGGATCGACTTCGGGTGCAGCTACCCGTGAGCAGATTACGCATATTGTCTTAAAGAATGAGAATATTTATACCATTGCCAACCGCTATGGAGTAACCCCACAGGAAATTAAGAAATGGAACCGACTGTCGTCGAACCGTCTGGCCCGGGGAAAACGCCTGAAGTTGTATGTTGATAATGGCGGTGTTTATTTGTCGGCCAAGAACGCACAGCAAAAGCAGCAGCCAGCTGCAGCCGCGTCGGTGACGGCTTCTTCTCAATCCGACAAGAAGGCAAAAGACGGATATATTGCCCATAAAGTACGTTCCGGCGAATCCTTATATTCGATTGCCTCCAAGTATCCGGGCGTTTCTGCCCAGACTTTAAAGCGGGCTAATAACCTCTCTGATACGAAGATTATACCGGGTCAGGTGTTGAAAATTCCTGTCGGATAATGCTGTTTTATTCTTTTTCTTGTCCAAATAGTATGATCTTAACAAATATTTCCTATATTTGTGTTTACACTTGATAAAGCTGGGAGGTTGTACCATGGAAGAAATAAAGGAAATACAGAATACAAACAAGCCTGAAACAGCAGCAGAGGCGTCAAAACTGTCACCCGATGAACAAATGATCCAGGATGGTTTTGAGGATTTGCTGAAAGACTATCTGAATTCGAATCATCGTCGTAAAGTGGAACGCATCACGAAGGCGTTCAATTTTGCGAAGCAGGCGCATGACGGTGTAAAACGACGTTCTGGGGAACCCTATATCATGCATCCGATAGCTGTCGCTAAAATCGTATGTAGTGAAATGGGATTGGGTTCAACTTCTATATGTGCAGCTTTGTTACATGATGTGGTAGAGGATACGGAATATACGGTAGAAGATATCCGTAACATGTTTGGTGACAAGATCGCCCAGATTGTAGACGGACTGACAAAAATCTCCGGTGGTATCTTTGGTGAACAGGCTTCTGCCCAGGCTGAAAACTTCCGTAAGTTGCTCTTGACTATGAGTGACGATATCCGGGTGATCTTGATTAAGATTGCCGACCGTCTGCATAACATGCGTACCCTGGGTTCCATGTTGCCTGCCAAGCAATTTAAGATTGCCGGAGAAACGCTTTATCTGTATGCTCCCTTAGCTCACCGTTTGGGTTTGTTCTCTATCAAGACAGAACTTGAAGATTTGAGCTTCAAGTATGAACATCCGCAGGAATATGAGGCTATCCGTCAGAAGCTGGAGGCGACAGCTTCGGCCCGCGAGCTTTTATTCAAACATTTCGCTGAACCGGTTGACGCCAAACTGCAGGCGATGGGACTGAATTATGAGATGAAGGCCCGGGTAAAATCCATCTATTCGATCTGGAACAAGATGCAGGCGAAGAAGGTGGCCTTTGAAGATATTTACGATATATATGCTGTCCGTATTATATTCGATCCGCTGCCAGGTGTTGATGAGAAGAATCAATGCTGGGATATTTATTCGGCAATTACAGATATTTATCGAATCCGGCCTGACCGGATTCGTGATTGGGTAAGTCGTCCGAAAGCGAATGGATATCAGGCCCTGCATCTGACGGTGATGGGACCGGACGGACAGTGGGTGGAAATACAGATCCGAAGCCGGCGTATGGACGATATTGCCGAAAAAGGTTTTGCTGCCCATTGGAAGTACAAGGAAAACCATGTGGAAGAAGATACGGAGCTCGACAAATGGCTTCAGACAATTACTGAGATTCTGGAGAGCCCGGATCCCAATGCTCTGGATTTCTTGGATACGATCAAATTGAATCTGTTCTCATCTGAGATCTTTGTCTTTACTCCAAAAGGAGAACTGAAAACTCTGCCGCAGGGTGCTACGGCACTTGATTTTGCCTATGCGCTTCACTCGGATGTAGGTAATAAATGTATTGGAGCCAAAGTGAACCATAAACTCGTTCCGTTAAGCCATAAGTTGAGCAGTGGAGATCAGGTAGAAGTGCTGACATCTCGTTCGCAGACTCCTCAGCCGGAATGGTTGAATTTTGTCACAACAGCACGGGCACGGACGAAGATAACGGCCTACATCCGTAAGATACGGAAAGAAGCTGTAAAGAACGGAGAAACGAAGGTCCTTGTAGCCTGTCAGAAGTCAAATGTGGAGCCGTCTTCTCAGAATCTAGATAAGTTAGCCATGTATTATGGCTTCAGTAAGCGGGATGACTTGTATTATTCCGTTGAAAAAGGCGATGTGGTTTTGCCTGAGAATATCCGTAAGGTCTTTAAGAAGGATGACAAGAGCGGACTCTTCAAATATGTAAAGCAAGCATTGCGCCGGGCTACCCAATATTCGAAGTCTTCGAGTGAGGAAAATCAGCCGGAAACAGATAAAAAGGAGAAACCTGTATATGATAAGAAGAAGCCGTATATCCTGAAAGAAGAGGCTTTTGAGCGGAATTATGTGATTGCTGATTGTTGTAAGCCGATTCCAGGAGACGAATGTCTGGGATTTATCAATGACGATGGAAATGTAGTTGTGCATAAGCGCTCGTGTCCGATTGCTATGCGACTGAAGAGCAGCTTTGGTGAGCGTATCCTGAATACGGTATGGAGCAGTCATCAGCTTTCTTCTTTCGAAGCAACACTGGAGGTTAAAGGTATTGACTCGTTAGGTGTATTGAATGAGATCACTAAAATCATCTCGGAAGAGTTTAATGTCTATATTATCCGGCTTCTGATAGAAGCGAAAGACGGGGTATTTGAAGGACGTATCAAACTGAAGGTTCATGATGTGGAAGATATCCAGAAGCTGTGTGTCCGTCTTTCGAAGATCGATAATATCAAGTCGGTTTCCCGTATCGCGGATTAATGAGAAAATAGGAAGATATAAATAAAACAGGCACGAGTGGATAGAAGTTCGTGCCTGTTT is part of the Parabacteroides sp. AD58 genome and harbors:
- a CDS encoding RNA polymerase sigma factor; this encodes MDERGWIAAILAGDMQSFSCLVAKYEKMAYTIAVRIVENREDAEEVVQDAFLKMYQALPDFRFDCKFSSWFYRIVYRTALTALRGQCIFSDYEEVEAGDVTLAEQETATSLLERADRKEIISQVLKTLEKDEGLLLTLYYLDECSIEEIVQITDLTESNVKTKLFRARKHFYTALEKRMKNEMKDLL
- a CDS encoding 3-keto-disaccharide hydrolase, producing MKKSVLFAGAAALMLCFASCNGGKKAETTETPVEQPAAEAAAPEYKLLDLPTVDLSTFPKDKDGWITLFDGKTLNGWRGYDREDVPAAWIVDDGAIHIKGSGNGEAGAKDGGDLVFAHKFSNFELEFEWKVDKGANSGVFIMIQEVEGQPAYISAPEYQVLDNENHPDAKLGVDGNRKSASLYDMIPAKPQNAKPYGEWNKGKILCYKGTIAHYLNSDSPVVEYHMWTPAWKEMLDKSKFSKDKWPLAYELLLNCGGEKKEGFIGLQDHGDNVWYRNIRIKLLD
- a CDS encoding ParB/RepB/Spo0J family partition protein — protein: MVMKRSALGRGLDALITMDDLKTSGSSSISEIELSKIQPNPEQPRSVFEQESLEELAASIRSLGVIQPITLKEIGTDQYMIISGERRYRASLMAGLTSVPAYIRTAADDNVVEMALIENIQREDLNAIEIALAYQKLIETYGLTQEKLSERIGKKRATIANYLRLLKLPAEIQVGLKDKRIDMGHARALLPVEDPEVQLALYEQILAEGLSVRQVEEMVRSVAEGEALPQKPTDEKKKKEALPEEFDLLKEHLSRFFQTKVQLVCNKKGKGKITIPFASEEELEKLISLLDNLK
- a CDS encoding DUF5683 domain-containing protein; translated protein: MIYRILLVCLALIGCSSWGFAQDQKSFEVKADSSRIEIAADSTVRSVMLAADSLPKPVKMKMEFKPDPKKAVLMALVPGLGQIYNRKFWKLPIVYGGLMGCMYAITWNNRNYQDYSTAYKDIMLDAEEPNRPVEEFHTSWQDFLGVGYDPKEWVSNTNFQTQLKNRKDYYRRYRDLSIIITVGVYALSIIDAYVDAQLFDFDISPDLSMHWEPTVTPQTTYSSRSYGVNCSIKF
- a CDS encoding RelA/SpoT family protein, yielding MEEIKEIQNTNKPETAAEASKLSPDEQMIQDGFEDLLKDYLNSNHRRKVERITKAFNFAKQAHDGVKRRSGEPYIMHPIAVAKIVCSEMGLGSTSICAALLHDVVEDTEYTVEDIRNMFGDKIAQIVDGLTKISGGIFGEQASAQAENFRKLLLTMSDDIRVILIKIADRLHNMRTLGSMLPAKQFKIAGETLYLYAPLAHRLGLFSIKTELEDLSFKYEHPQEYEAIRQKLEATASARELLFKHFAEPVDAKLQAMGLNYEMKARVKSIYSIWNKMQAKKVAFEDIYDIYAVRIIFDPLPGVDEKNQCWDIYSAITDIYRIRPDRIRDWVSRPKANGYQALHLTVMGPDGQWVEIQIRSRRMDDIAEKGFAAHWKYKENHVEEDTELDKWLQTITEILESPDPNALDFLDTIKLNLFSSEIFVFTPKGELKTLPQGATALDFAYALHSDVGNKCIGAKVNHKLVPLSHKLSSGDQVEVLTSRSQTPQPEWLNFVTTARARTKITAYIRKIRKEAVKNGETKVLVACQKSNVEPSSQNLDKLAMYYGFSKRDDLYYSVEKGDVVLPENIRKVFKKDDKSGLFKYVKQALRRATQYSKSSSEENQPETDKKEKPVYDKKKPYILKEEAFERNYVIADCCKPIPGDECLGFINDDGNVVVHKRSCPIAMRLKSSFGERILNTVWSSHQLSSFEATLEVKGIDSLGVLNEITKIISEEFNVYIIRLLIEAKDGVFEGRIKLKVHDVEDIQKLCVRLSKIDNIKSVSRIAD
- a CDS encoding ParA family protein, translating into MGKIIALANQKGGVGKTTTTINLAASLAALEKKVLVVDADPQANASSGLGIDIRNVEVSIYECLVNGNDALTAVVPTEVEGLDIIPSHIDLVGAEIEMLNMDNREQILKRILVPLKTKYDYILIDCSPSLGLITVNALTAADSVIIPVQCEYFALEGISKLLNTIKIIKSKLNPALEIEGFLLTMYDSRLRLANQIYEEVKRPFQNLVFNTVIQRNVKLSEASSYGKPVLLYDADSKGSLNYMQLAQELIDKNS
- a CDS encoding lytic transglycosylase domain-containing protein translates to MKKFVLGLMMCLGCGMHPAFGQEQVEEEFPSSALPADSIVEEIVGIIPESLDSDIDSLLHSWHVQYFTKRDDFCHDDEENVYFPDSVYASRLASLPRIIPMPYNNVVRDCIDLYTERRRGLVRYMLGMADYYFPIIEEVLDKYGLPIELKYLAVVESALNPVALSRVGACGLWQFMLPTGKQYGLTINSLVDDRRDPVKATEAACAYFKDMYAIYKDWSLVMASYNCGPGNVNKAIKRSGGKTNFWDIFPYLPKETRSYVPLFIAANYVMNYYCDHNLCPLETNLPMATDTIHVNRMLHLQQVSEVLHVDLEQLRALNPQYKRDIVPGNTGDAVLKLPAGDTYAFVDKEDSIYQYRIEELLPSYLVTINGGSTSGAATREQITHIVLKNENIYTIANRYGVTPQEIKKWNRLSSNRLARGKRLKLYVDNGGVYLSAKNAQQKQQPAAAASVTASSQSDKKAKDGYIAHKVRSGESLYSIASKYPGVSAQTLKRANNLSDTKIIPGQVLKIPVG
- a CDS encoding DUF6249 domain-containing protein, producing the protein MGELVAILAVIGIFILPVAALGIGWVVLLRNRHEERIKMIEKGVILEEPEKKANRYPALRNGLFMVGLAVGLILGMFVAPYVPENDFDFLVIPVFAVLFGGFGFIVYFALSRRLQVKEREEDKKKNAESRIEQL